The Patescibacteria group bacterium nucleotide sequence TTGCCCTCAATATCATTTTCGGCGTTATCGTGGTAATTTCACTTTTTGGCTTATACCAATATTTGGGCGATAAATATGGGCTATCTACCAGCTGGACTGGTTTGCGCCTTGAATATACTCATTTAGTCTTAAGTTTCCCCAGAATTCAGGCGACATTTATTGAACCTTTATTTTTTGCAAATTATTTAATCTTTTCCTTGAGTATTACCGCAGTTTTGTTTGTGTCTGATCAAATTAAAATGAAATGGTATTTTTTAGCGATTTTTTTTGTGATTCTGTTAACTGATTTTTTGCTCACTTCAAGCCGAGGCGCCGCGATCGGTTTGGCAGCGAGTTTTTTGCTAATTTTAATCTTTAAGCTAAAATCTTTTTGGTCAATTAAAAAACTCATTTTTATTATTTCAGTTTTTGCCATCACCTCAGGCTCGGTCTTAATTTTATTAGGACCAGCCGCCAAGCAATTTTTTGTCCATAGCCAAGCGCCGATTAAAAGCACAAATGAACCATCTTCGCAAGAAAGACTTTCTAATTATCAGCTCGCCCGTAAAGCTTTCCTGGAACATCCAATTATTGGTCTTGGTCTGGGAAATTTCGGGACTTATTATAATCAACAAACTAAAACTACGGCTCCGACCTGGCGGATAGTCAATAATCAATATCTGGAAATATTAGCTGAAACCGGGACAATTGGTTTTTTGGCATTTGCAGGTTTGCTTGTGGTGATATTTATTAAATCTTTTCAGGCATATTTTATCAGCAAAGATAAATGGCTTAAAGCGGTTATTTTAGGTGCTATTTGTGGTTTTATGGGCATTTTGGTGCAATTTAATTTCTTTTCGACTTTATATATAATTTATATTTGGGCTTTTCTCGGTTTTTTAGTGGCGGCCCAAAAAATTGCCAACCTGCAAAAATCATCTTGATTATTGAGGATTAATGAAATTAAAAACCGCTAAACGCTTAATTTGTCCAGCCTGTGGCTTAGATAAATTAAAAGTTTTAATTCAAAAACAAGATTTAAGAGAAATTAGAATCGCAAAAATTGTTTGTCCAAAATGCGGTAAAAGTTATCATATTAATCAAGGGATTGCTGATTTTTTGATCAAACCCAGTCAGGGGATTGTTAAAGAAAAAAAGGGCTTAAAAAAGATTGCTGCAGTAATCAAAGCTAAAAAATGGCTCGCAGATCCTGAATTTATTAAATTGCCAAAGATTAAAAAAAGGAAAAATATTGGCAAGATACGGCGGCAAATTACGATCAGGTGATTGGACCAATCAAATTTACAGCCCACGACCAAATTTTAGAATTAGGCGCGGGAATTTGTTGGTTGTCGGCGCTTTTGGCCCAAAAAAGCCAGCAGGTGATAGCTTTTGATATTTCGAGGGTTAAATATCAAGGCTTGGAAACAGCAGAAATAATTTTTAAATACTTGCCAAAAATTTTCTTTGAGCGAATTTTGGGCAATATGCAAGCTTTGCCATTTAAAAATAACTCTTTTGATTATGTTATCGTCTCAGCTTCTTTGCACCACGCTGATGATTTAGCGACAACATTTGCAAGAAATTAGTCGGGTTTTAAGAAAAAATGGCCAGCTGATGGTGA carries:
- a CDS encoding class I SAM-dependent methyltransferase; its protein translation is MIGPIKFTAHDQILELGAGICWLSALLAQKSQQVIAFDISRVKYQGLETAEIIFKYLPKIFFERILGNMQALPFKNNSFDYVIVSASLHHADDLATTFARN
- a CDS encoding O-antigen ligase family protein codes for the protein MAKFKNKEQIINLTIAVLATSAILISYWFCQSVLKLSSSQTLIILVIEYFILMLGLLFAQKPSLGVLVLIAVLPFERLPSLEIAGYTVKINQLIIAATGLAYLIFIIRNKSFKLRAPEIFWWLMLFLVSLMVSAVGAENLTRTALVFGFTLLAISGYFLIVQLIDNIKKLKLALNIIFGVIVVISLFGLYQYLGDKYGLSTSWTGLRLEYTHLVLSFPRIQATFIEPLFFANYLIFSLSITAVLFVSDQIKMKWYFLAIFFVILLTDFLLTSSRGAAIGLAASFLLILIFKLKSFWSIKKLIFIISVFAITSGSVLILLGPAAKQFFVHSQAPIKSTNEPSSQERLSNYQLARKAFLEHPIIGLGLGNFGTYYNQQTKTTAPTWRIVNNQYLEILAETGTIGFLAFAGLLVVIFIKSFQAYFISKDKWLKAVILGAICGFMGILVQFNFFSTLYIIYIWAFLGFLVAAQKIANLQKSS